CCGACATCCTCAAGGACTGGGGCATTCCAGAAAAGCAGATTATCGAACGTGACTGGTGGGAAACCGCAAGTGTAGGCGACATCAAGCTGACCTTCGTTCCCTGCCACCACCTGAGCAGAAGAGGAGCTTTCTCCTCCAGCAAGAATTCCACCCTGTGGGGCAGCTGGATTATCGAGAAGGATTCCAAGAAAATCTGGTTTGCAGGAGACCTGGCCATGGGCGACGGCACCTACTATAAGACCATCGCCGAAAAGTTCGCCCCGGTAGACCTGTCGCTACTTCCCATTGGAAGCTACAAGCCCTCCCGCTACACCCGCGTACACGTAAGCCCCCGCCAGGCAGCGCAGCTCCATCAGATGATGCAGTCCAAGCAGAGCCTGGCCATGCATTGGGGAACCTTCAGCATGGTCTATGACCGCATGGACGACCCACCAAAGGACCTTGCAAAAGCCCGCAAGGAACTGAACATTCCCGACAGCACCTTCTACGTGCCCATGCCGGGTGAAATCTTTAAA
The nucleotide sequence above comes from Fibrobacter sp.. Encoded proteins:
- a CDS encoding MBL fold metallo-hydrolase — encoded protein: MTTDQPRPAHHLPDGHFQNTDNSCEPIRDTLEPDENVPTHRTRLRRLPIIRGNENLWADTSVSTATWIGHATYYLKLKNVGILADPIFSLRSSPVQFAGPKRGTPPGRDLDSLPRVDLVLITHDHYDHLDKNSIIKIHKLWKDCVFAVPLKVADILKDWGIPEKQIIERDWWETASVGDIKLTFVPCHHLSRRGAFSSSKNSTLWGSWIIEKDSKKIWFAGDLAMGDGTYYKTIAEKFAPVDLSLLPIGSYKPSRYTRVHVSPRQAAQLHQMMQSKQSLAMHWGTFSMVYDRMDDPPKDLAKARKELNIPDSTFYVPMPGEIFKLY